The Agrobacterium cucumeris genome has a segment encoding these proteins:
- the grxC gene encoding glutaredoxin 3 — MAPVTIYTRDFCGYCARAKALLDSKGVDYAEYNATTTPEYRQEMIEKSGGTTFPQIFINGELVGGCDDLHALERAGKLDAMLAA, encoded by the coding sequence ATGGCACCGGTAACGATCTATACGCGGGATTTTTGTGGTTATTGCGCGCGCGCCAAGGCGCTGCTGGACAGCAAGGGCGTTGATTATGCGGAATATAACGCGACCACAACACCGGAATACCGGCAGGAAATGATCGAGAAATCCGGCGGAACGACCTTTCCGCAAATCTTCATCAATGGCGAGCTTGTGGGCGGTTGCGATGATCTGCACGCCCTGGAGCGTGCCGGCAAACTGGACGCGATGCTGGCGGCCTGA
- a CDS encoding DUF2934 domain-containing protein — translation MQVSENEWISKRAYTLWEKEGHPHGRDAAHWEQAKHEFSLLKTSEATKPAQRKKAAPKAVSADAAAPDAEAPAKPKARARKAAAAK, via the coding sequence ATGCAGGTTTCGGAAAACGAGTGGATCAGCAAACGTGCCTATACACTCTGGGAAAAGGAAGGCCACCCCCACGGCCGCGATGCGGCACATTGGGAACAGGCAAAACATGAATTTTCACTTCTGAAGACATCGGAAGCAACGAAACCGGCCCAGCGCAAGAAGGCAGCTCCCAAAGCCGTCTCCGCTGATGCCGCAGCACCGGATGCAGAAGCCCCGGCGAAACCCAAAGCCCGCGCTCGCAAGGCCGCCGCTGCGAAATAA
- the cysW gene encoding sulfate ABC transporter permease subunit CysW, producing the protein MSAFSQHRKPPRVGDANWVRRSLIAFVLVIGALLVVAPLIIIGVEAFSQGWKVYSATITHPDTRHAIMLTVLTALIAVPINTAFGVAAAWAITKFDFPGRRFLLVLIEIPFSISPIVAGVAYLFVYGLQGLFGPFLDAHDIKILFALPGIVIASMFVTAPFVARELIPLMQAQGRDLEEAATSLGASGWRTFFSVTLPNIKWALLYGVVLCNARVMGEFGAVSVVSGNIRGQTNTLPLHIELLYHDYQTAGAFASASILALLAVVTIIAKVALERRGAGRGRKKTNGDAAIATET; encoded by the coding sequence ATGAGCGCCTTTTCCCAACACCGCAAGCCGCCGCGCGTCGGAGATGCAAACTGGGTTCGCCGCAGCCTGATCGCCTTCGTGCTGGTCATCGGCGCTTTGCTGGTTGTCGCCCCGCTGATCATCATCGGCGTCGAGGCTTTTTCGCAGGGCTGGAAGGTCTATTCCGCCACCATCACTCATCCCGACACCCGCCACGCCATCATGTTGACGGTGCTGACGGCGTTGATCGCCGTGCCCATCAATACGGCCTTCGGCGTTGCGGCCGCATGGGCTATCACCAAGTTCGATTTTCCCGGCCGGCGCTTCCTGCTGGTGCTGATCGAAATACCCTTCTCCATCTCGCCGATCGTCGCCGGTGTCGCCTATCTCTTTGTTTACGGATTACAGGGGTTGTTCGGGCCGTTTCTCGATGCGCACGACATCAAGATCCTCTTCGCGCTGCCCGGCATCGTCATCGCCTCGATGTTCGTCACGGCACCTTTCGTGGCGCGTGAACTCATTCCCTTGATGCAGGCGCAAGGCCGTGATCTGGAAGAGGCGGCAACTTCGCTTGGCGCATCCGGCTGGCGCACCTTCTTTTCGGTGACGCTGCCGAATATCAAATGGGCGCTGCTTTATGGTGTTGTTCTGTGCAACGCCCGCGTGATGGGTGAGTTTGGCGCGGTATCGGTCGTGTCAGGCAATATTCGCGGCCAGACCAACACGTTGCCGCTGCATATCGAGCTGCTCTACCACGATTACCAGACGGCCGGCGCCTTTGCCTCGGCGTCGATCCTTGCCTTGCTCGCCGTCGTCACCATCATTGCCAAAGTGGCGCTGGAACGGCGCGGTGCCGGGCGTGGGCGCAAAAAGACCAACGGCGATGCTGCCATCGCCACGGAGACCTGA
- a CDS encoding SH3 domain-containing protein gives MKRKLFGAIALVAMLAAPALAEAATRGFATANVNMRSGPSTAYPAVVVIPNGAPLTVHGCLSDTPWCDVSFVAGRGWVAGRYIQTTYRQNRVYVEPRYYRDLGVPIITFEAGRYWDRYYRDRDFYRERDRWRRPSGGYWNVAPPPRADWDRPRPRDEWRDGRRDDWRDGRRDDWRDGRRDESRDPRQGGGPNDGRWERRYGDWNQGDRNQGDRNQGDRPRREDNRPRAEDDNRDRNRDRQPNENGGQLPPERRQWDDPRRAPASENLRGGCRIGDPGCDAR, from the coding sequence GTGAAGAGAAAACTGTTTGGCGCAATTGCGCTGGTGGCCATGCTCGCTGCGCCGGCACTTGCCGAAGCCGCGACGCGCGGCTTTGCCACAGCGAACGTGAATATGCGCTCCGGCCCGAGCACGGCTTACCCGGCCGTCGTCGTGATCCCGAACGGCGCACCGCTCACGGTGCATGGCTGCCTGTCCGATACGCCCTGGTGCGATGTTTCCTTTGTGGCCGGTCGCGGCTGGGTTGCCGGGCGTTATATCCAAACCACCTACCGGCAGAACCGGGTCTATGTCGAGCCGCGCTACTACCGCGATCTCGGCGTGCCGATCATCACCTTCGAAGCCGGCCGGTACTGGGACCGCTATTATCGCGACCGCGATTTTTACCGCGAGCGTGATCGCTGGCGTCGCCCGTCCGGCGGTTACTGGAATGTCGCACCGCCGCCGCGCGCAGACTGGGATCGTCCGCGTCCGCGCGACGAGTGGCGTGATGGCCGCCGGGACGACTGGCGTGACGGTCGCCGGGATGACTGGCGCGACGGTCGCCGCGATGAATCACGTGATCCGCGCCAGGGCGGCGGACCGAATGATGGCCGCTGGGAGCGCCGTTATGGCGACTGGAACCAAGGCGATCGTAATCAGGGTGACAGAAATCAGGGCGACAGACCGCGCCGCGAGGACAATCGCCCCCGCGCCGAAGACGATAACCGGGACCGCAACCGCGACCGTCAACCAAACGAGAATGGGGGCCAGCTCCCTCCGGAGCGTCGCCAGTGGGATGATCCACGCCGCGCACCTGCTTCGGAAAACCTCCGGGGCGGTTGCCGGATTGGCGATCCGGGCTGCGACGCACGCTAA
- the cysP gene encoding thiosulfate ABC transporter substrate-binding protein CysP → MKRLLIIGTAIAALFAGAAQAQSPTTILNASYDVAREVFAAENEAFIKQHPGVTVDQSHAGTSKQARAIVEGLEADVVTFNQVTDVDFLVKQGFVSADWQKDFPNDASPFYSFPSFLVRAGNPKGIKDWDDLARDDVKVVFPNPKTSGNARYTYLAATAYAKEKFNGDEKKVQEFVKKIFDNTPVFDTGGRAATTTFVEREIGDVLITFEAETRGIAKQYGKDKVEGVVPSVSLLAEFPVAVVDKVVDKRGSRELAKSYLDFLYTEEGQRIAAQFGHRVHDEKVVGEFKGDFPAIRLVNVNDVFGGWDKIQKEHFASGATLDTLYGSR, encoded by the coding sequence ATGAAACGTCTTCTTATTATCGGCACTGCCATTGCTGCCCTTTTTGCAGGTGCGGCGCAGGCGCAGTCTCCGACCACCATTCTCAACGCATCTTACGATGTCGCTCGCGAGGTTTTTGCAGCCGAGAACGAGGCTTTCATCAAGCAGCACCCGGGCGTCACTGTCGATCAGTCGCATGCCGGCACCTCCAAGCAGGCGCGTGCCATCGTTGAGGGTCTGGAAGCTGATGTCGTCACTTTCAACCAGGTGACCGATGTCGACTTTCTGGTGAAGCAGGGTTTTGTCTCCGCCGACTGGCAGAAGGATTTCCCGAACGACGCTTCGCCGTTCTATTCCTTCCCGTCCTTCCTCGTGCGGGCTGGCAATCCCAAGGGCATCAAGGATTGGGACGACCTTGCCCGCGACGACGTGAAGGTTGTTTTCCCCAATCCGAAAACCTCGGGTAACGCCCGCTACACCTACCTCGCTGCCACGGCTTACGCCAAGGAGAAGTTCAACGGTGACGAGAAGAAGGTTCAGGAATTCGTCAAGAAAATTTTCGACAACACGCCGGTTTTCGACACCGGGGGGCGTGCTGCGACCACCACTTTCGTCGAGCGTGAAATCGGCGACGTGCTGATCACCTTCGAGGCCGAGACCCGTGGCATTGCCAAGCAATATGGCAAGGACAAGGTTGAAGGCGTCGTGCCTTCCGTCAGCCTGCTGGCCGAATTCCCGGTGGCGGTGGTGGACAAGGTGGTCGACAAGCGCGGTTCGCGTGAACTGGCCAAGAGCTACCTTGATTTCCTCTATACGGAAGAAGGCCAGCGCATTGCGGCGCAGTTCGGCCACCGCGTGCATGACGAAAAAGTCGTCGGCGAATTCAAGGGTGACTTTCCGGCGATTCGCCTCGTCAACGTCAATGACGTGTTCGGCGGCTGGGATAAAATCCAGAAAGAGCATTTTGCATCCGGCGCGACGCTTGATACGCTTTACGGCAGCCGCTAA
- a CDS encoding Flp family type IVb pilin, with protein MADGEYPVLRSFINFCKNEDGATAVEYGLIVGVISAALIAGAGTISSNINTVFKFIADTFANS; from the coding sequence ATGGCGGATGGGGAATATCCTGTGCTGCGTTCTTTTATCAATTTCTGCAAAAACGAAGACGGGGCTACCGCAGTCGAATACGGTCTGATCGTCGGGGTGATTTCCGCGGCACTCATCGCTGGCGCCGGCACCATCAGCAGTAACATCAACACGGTTTTCAAGTTTATCGCCGATACTTTCGCCAACAGTTGA
- a CDS encoding DUF1178 family protein — protein sequence MIRYALACEKGHEFEGWFAGSDDFDNQLQRGLLTCPVCNSVQVSKLLMAPSVSTARKKDERQTLAMDTAKKEAIAKIREAVANIRANAEDVGDKFPEEARKIHYGEADERGIIGNASVQEAKALLDEGIEIAPLPSLPDDIN from the coding sequence GTGATCCGTTATGCGCTGGCCTGTGAGAAAGGCCATGAGTTTGAAGGCTGGTTTGCCGGTAGCGACGATTTCGATAATCAGTTGCAGCGCGGCTTGCTGACCTGTCCGGTCTGCAATTCCGTGCAGGTCTCCAAACTTCTGATGGCGCCGTCGGTCTCCACCGCTCGCAAGAAGGATGAACGCCAGACACTCGCCATGGACACGGCGAAAAAGGAAGCGATTGCGAAAATCCGCGAGGCCGTAGCCAATATTCGCGCCAATGCGGAGGATGTCGGCGATAAATTCCCTGAAGAGGCCCGCAAAATCCATTATGGTGAGGCGGACGAGCGCGGCATTATCGGTAATGCCTCCGTGCAGGAAGCCAAGGCCCTGCTGGACGAGGGCATCGAAATCGCGCCGCTGCCGTCGTTACCTGACGACATAAACTGA
- the ubiG gene encoding bifunctional 2-polyprenyl-6-hydroxyphenol methylase/3-demethylubiquinol 3-O-methyltransferase UbiG — protein MSETAQTTVDQSEVDRFSAMAAEWWSPTGKFRPLHKFNPVRLEYIRNRVCENFGRDPKAHRPLEGLRVLDIGCGGGLLSEPVARMGATVVGADPSEKNIGIASTHARESGVTVDYRTVTAEQLQEAGETFDVILNMEVVEHVANVDFFVTTCAKMVRPGGLMFAATINRTLKARALAIFAAENVLRWLPRGTHQYEKLVRPEELERPMVASGMDIIHRTGVFYNVLQDRWNLSPDMDVNYMMLAKRPA, from the coding sequence ATGAGCGAAACCGCACAGACGACCGTCGACCAGAGCGAAGTGGATCGTTTCTCCGCGATGGCTGCCGAATGGTGGAGCCCGACGGGCAAGTTCCGCCCGTTGCACAAGTTCAATCCCGTGCGGCTCGAATATATCCGCAACCGCGTCTGCGAGAATTTCGGTCGCGACCCGAAGGCGCATCGCCCGCTGGAGGGGCTGCGCGTTCTGGATATCGGCTGCGGCGGCGGCCTGCTTTCCGAACCCGTAGCGCGCATGGGCGCCACCGTGGTGGGCGCAGATCCCTCGGAGAAGAATATCGGCATCGCCTCCACCCATGCGCGTGAGAGCGGCGTCACCGTCGATTACCGCACTGTCACCGCCGAACAATTGCAGGAAGCGGGCGAAACCTTCGACGTCATCCTCAACATGGAGGTTGTGGAGCATGTGGCCAATGTCGATTTCTTCGTCACCACCTGCGCCAAAATGGTGCGCCCCGGCGGGCTGATGTTTGCCGCCACCATCAACCGCACGCTGAAGGCCCGGGCACTCGCCATCTTCGCCGCAGAAAACGTGCTGCGCTGGCTGCCGCGCGGCACCCACCAATATGAGAAGCTGGTTCGCCCGGAAGAGCTTGAGCGGCCGATGGTTGCAAGCGGCATGGATATCATCCACCGCACCGGTGTCTTCTACAACGTGCTGCAGGATCGCTGGAATCTCTCGCCGGATATGGACGTCAACTACATGATGCTGGCGAAACGGCCGGCATAA
- a CDS encoding DUF3291 domain-containing protein, with protein sequence MRVAIYNFGIQIAAYDDPAIAGFARREPLNFMAAERAEGFIGRSGYEGEPGPASWGVQVFPRFLKENGATSGVSSFSLWRDLESLMAYSYSGVHAEALKHGRNWNTPQKWPPLVLWWMDAADNPLWTDAVRRFEHLHDHGPSPQAFNFKQPFAVNGTPIEIDRAEVRKIAARNAAGQKELLSAVQAIPV encoded by the coding sequence ATGCGGGTAGCAATCTACAATTTCGGAATACAGATTGCCGCCTATGATGATCCCGCCATTGCCGGATTTGCCCGGCGCGAACCTTTGAATTTCATGGCCGCCGAACGCGCGGAAGGTTTCATCGGTCGGTCCGGCTACGAAGGCGAACCCGGACCCGCGAGCTGGGGCGTGCAGGTCTTCCCGCGTTTCCTGAAGGAAAACGGCGCGACAAGCGGTGTTTCGTCCTTTTCGCTCTGGCGCGATCTTGAATCGCTGATGGCCTATTCCTACTCCGGCGTGCATGCCGAGGCCCTGAAGCATGGACGCAACTGGAATACTCCGCAGAAATGGCCACCGCTTGTTCTATGGTGGATGGATGCTGCGGATAATCCCCTCTGGACTGATGCCGTCAGAAGGTTCGAACATCTGCACGACCATGGCCCGTCGCCGCAGGCGTTCAATTTCAAGCAACCTTTCGCGGTGAACGGAACTCCGATTGAAATCGACCGGGCCGAGGTCCGGAAGATCGCTGCAAGAAATGCTGCCGGGCAAAAGGAACTGCTGTCTGCGGTGCAGGCTATTCCAGTGTGA
- a CDS encoding ComF family protein, which produces MGAGEDLFSGLLSKSATVPAVARGLLRAAFRMVYPPTCAGCNRMTGGEGALCPDCWREVAFIERPFCEVLGIPFSRDHGEGVVSAQAIADPPPFDRLRAVASHEGTARKLVHRLKYQDRTDLARLMALWMLRASDGTVDACDCVVPVPLHRHRFLRRRFNQSAELARHLAGVAGKPLLAGTLLRVKPTERQVGLSALARRDNVRGAFSFAPGREIDVHGKRVVLVDDVYTTGATVGAASRALRKAGAVDVTVLTFAMAISGPI; this is translated from the coding sequence ATGGGTGCTGGTGAAGATCTGTTTTCGGGTTTACTGTCGAAGTCCGCTACCGTGCCGGCCGTTGCCCGTGGTCTGTTGCGCGCGGCCTTCCGCATGGTTTATCCGCCCACCTGCGCAGGCTGCAATCGCATGACGGGCGGCGAGGGGGCGTTGTGTCCCGATTGCTGGCGGGAGGTTGCCTTCATCGAACGACCTTTCTGCGAGGTTTTGGGTATCCCCTTTTCGCGTGATCACGGCGAAGGTGTTGTCAGTGCGCAGGCCATTGCCGATCCGCCACCCTTTGATCGCCTGCGCGCCGTCGCCAGCCATGAAGGCACTGCCCGAAAGCTGGTGCATCGCCTGAAATATCAGGACCGCACCGATCTCGCCCGGTTGATGGCGCTGTGGATGCTGCGGGCAAGCGACGGAACGGTGGATGCCTGCGATTGTGTTGTGCCCGTGCCCTTGCATCGTCACCGTTTCCTGCGCCGTCGCTTCAATCAATCCGCCGAGCTGGCGCGGCATCTGGCGGGGGTCGCCGGCAAACCGCTGCTCGCCGGCACGCTGTTGCGCGTGAAGCCGACCGAGCGTCAGGTGGGACTCTCCGCTCTTGCCCGGCGGGATAATGTGCGCGGCGCTTTCTCGTTTGCGCCCGGCCGGGAAATCGATGTTCATGGCAAGCGCGTGGTGCTGGTGGACGACGTCTATACGACCGGAGCGACGGTGGGTGCGGCAAGCCGCGCCCTGCGCAAGGCAGGTGCCGTGGATGTGACAGTTTTGACCTTTGCAATGGCCATTTCCGGGCCTATATGA
- a CDS encoding carbon-nitrogen hydrolase family protein: MSFKAAAIQMRSGVDPAKNAADMERLVRAAAAEGAVYVQTPEMTGAIQKDRQALRAQLRDDDGDIIVATASRLARELGIHVHVGSTAIARPDGKIANRGFFFAPDGSRICSYDKIHMFDVDLDNGESWRESAAYEPGEVARVAELPLAKFGFAICYDVRFPQLFRAEALAGAEVLTVPAAFTRQTGEAHWEILLRARAIENGAFVIAAAQAGVHEDGRETFGHSIIIDPWGKVLAIADGGGEEIIFAEIDTALVAAARGKIPNLRNAREFGLDTVIPLKPAGGEAA, from the coding sequence ATGAGTTTCAAGGCTGCCGCCATCCAGATGCGCTCGGGCGTTGATCCGGCGAAAAACGCCGCCGATATGGAACGGCTGGTGCGCGCCGCTGCGGCGGAAGGCGCTGTTTATGTGCAGACCCCGGAAATGACGGGCGCGATCCAGAAGGACAGACAGGCGCTTCGTGCCCAGCTGCGTGATGATGACGGTGACATCATCGTTGCGACCGCCTCGCGCCTTGCGCGCGAACTCGGTATTCATGTCCATGTCGGCTCGACGGCGATTGCCAGACCGGATGGCAAGATTGCCAATCGCGGATTTTTCTTTGCGCCTGATGGTTCGCGCATCTGCAGCTATGACAAGATCCACATGTTCGATGTCGATCTCGACAATGGCGAAAGCTGGCGCGAAAGCGCTGCCTATGAGCCCGGCGAAGTGGCGCGTGTCGCCGAACTTCCGTTGGCGAAATTTGGCTTCGCGATCTGCTATGACGTCCGTTTCCCGCAGCTTTTCCGGGCGGAAGCACTGGCTGGTGCCGAAGTTCTGACGGTGCCCGCCGCCTTCACCCGCCAGACGGGGGAAGCCCATTGGGAAATCCTGCTGCGCGCCCGCGCCATTGAAAACGGCGCTTTCGTCATCGCCGCCGCACAGGCCGGCGTGCATGAGGATGGACGTGAGACTTTCGGCCATTCCATCATCATCGACCCCTGGGGCAAGGTTCTGGCCATTGCCGACGGCGGCGGGGAGGAGATCATCTTCGCCGAGATCGATACGGCGCTGGTGGCGGCCGCACGCGGAAAAATTCCCAATCTGCGCAATGCCCGCGAGTTCGGGCTGGATACCGTTATTCCCCTGAAACCTGCCGGAGGTGAGGCGGCGTGA
- a CDS encoding enoyl-CoA hydratase/isomerase family protein — MELGTEAEVQVIVEKRQRAGIISLNRPKAINSLTLPMVRALFQALQRFEEDPGISCVVLRGEGEKGLCAGGDVRIIHDLGKAGDPQVLDFWREEFPLNYRIARFGKPYVALMDGIVMGGGVGISAHGSHRIVTERTRLAMPETGIGYFPDVGGSWLLPKARGECGTWLGLTGNAVNAADAIYAGFADYFVPSDRLEALMQDLSQTTDVEGVEAAIAAYATDADEGVLAKNREVIDATFRFDTVEEIFAALSMRDDAFSRETLEVLQKRSPTSLKLTLKLLRLGRESASLIECLEREFAAGTEILRQHDFYEGVRAALVDKDRNPRWRPARLEEVREEDISRYLVDHSGNLFPEHHL, encoded by the coding sequence TTGGAACTGGGAACCGAAGCGGAGGTGCAGGTCATCGTAGAGAAACGGCAAAGGGCCGGCATCATCAGCCTTAACCGTCCGAAAGCCATCAACAGCCTGACATTGCCGATGGTGCGCGCCCTGTTTCAGGCGCTGCAGCGTTTCGAGGAAGACCCCGGCATATCCTGCGTCGTGCTGAGGGGGGAGGGCGAAAAAGGGCTCTGTGCCGGGGGTGATGTCCGCATCATTCACGATCTCGGCAAGGCGGGTGACCCGCAGGTGCTTGATTTCTGGCGCGAAGAATTCCCGCTCAACTATCGGATCGCCCGTTTTGGCAAACCCTATGTCGCGTTGATGGATGGCATCGTCATGGGAGGTGGTGTCGGTATTTCCGCTCATGGCAGCCACCGCATCGTCACCGAGCGGACAAGGCTTGCCATGCCGGAAACGGGTATCGGTTATTTCCCGGATGTTGGCGGCTCCTGGCTTTTGCCGAAGGCGCGAGGCGAATGCGGCACGTGGCTCGGGCTAACCGGCAACGCCGTTAACGCTGCCGACGCGATCTATGCCGGGTTTGCCGATTATTTCGTCCCTTCGGACCGTCTCGAAGCTCTGATGCAGGATCTGTCGCAAACGACGGATGTCGAAGGTGTGGAGGCGGCGATAGCGGCCTATGCCACCGATGCGGATGAAGGCGTGCTGGCTAAAAACCGGGAGGTCATCGATGCTACATTCCGCTTCGATACCGTCGAGGAGATTTTCGCAGCGCTTTCGATGCGCGATGATGCCTTTTCGCGAGAAACGCTTGAAGTTCTGCAAAAACGTTCTCCCACCAGCCTGAAATTGACACTGAAGCTTCTGCGCCTTGGCCGCGAAAGTGCGAGCCTGATCGAGTGTCTGGAGCGGGAGTTTGCCGCCGGCACCGAGATATTGCGCCAGCATGATTTTTACGAAGGCGTGCGTGCCGCCTTGGTCGACAAGGACCGCAATCCGCGCTGGCGACCGGCGCGGCTGGAGGAGGTGCGCGAGGAGGATATTTCACGCTACCTTGTTGATCATTCCGGCAACCTGTTTCCCGAGCACCATCTTTAG
- a CDS encoding methyltransferase domain-containing protein: MDILFDQALIEQNRRRAWNRRDDKALFLLDLAAEELADRLAIVERQFETAIELHGGTGITAQRLAETGKVEAIRRIETESCFATDGNIPAAASMEHLPLEEASANLVVSPLALHLTNDTPGALIQIRRALKPDGLFLGAIPGSGTLHELRDVLLTAEAELTGGASPRVIPFADVRDVGALLQRAGFALPVTDSETYTVRYDSIFPLMRDLRAMGMANPLASRSRKPLNRAFFLRAAELYAERYSDPDGRIRATFSIIYVSGWAPHESQQKPLKPGSAKVRLADALKTTEVKLS, translated from the coding sequence ATGGATATTCTCTTTGACCAGGCCCTGATCGAACAAAACCGCCGCCGGGCATGGAACCGGCGTGACGACAAGGCCCTGTTTCTTCTCGATCTGGCAGCTGAAGAACTCGCAGACAGGCTCGCCATCGTCGAGCGCCAATTCGAGACCGCGATCGAACTGCATGGTGGAACCGGCATCACCGCGCAGCGCCTGGCTGAAACAGGCAAGGTGGAGGCAATCCGCCGTATCGAGACCGAGAGCTGTTTTGCGACGGATGGGAATATTCCCGCAGCCGCTTCCATGGAACATCTGCCGCTTGAGGAAGCTTCCGCCAATCTCGTCGTTTCACCGCTTGCCCTGCATCTGACCAACGATACGCCCGGCGCGCTGATCCAGATCCGGCGGGCGTTGAAGCCGGATGGCCTTTTTCTCGGCGCTATTCCCGGCAGTGGCACCCTTCATGAACTGCGCGACGTGCTGTTGACGGCGGAGGCGGAACTGACGGGCGGTGCCAGCCCGCGCGTCATTCCCTTCGCCGATGTGCGTGATGTCGGGGCGCTATTGCAACGCGCCGGCTTTGCGCTTCCGGTCACCGACTCGGAAACCTATACGGTGCGGTATGATTCGATTTTCCCGCTGATGCGCGACCTGCGTGCCATGGGCATGGCCAATCCCCTGGCAAGCCGCAGCAGAAAACCGCTCAACCGCGCGTTTTTCCTGCGGGCAGCGGAGCTTTACGCCGAACGTTATTCCGATCCGGACGGACGGATAAGGGCGACTTTTTCGATTATCTATGTTTCGGGCTGGGCGCCGCATGAGAGCCAGCAGAAACCACTGAAGCCCGGCTCCGCCAAGGTGCGTCTGGCCGATGCGCTGAAGACAACCGAGGTGAAACTGTCCTGA
- the cysT gene encoding sulfate ABC transporter permease subunit CysT, which translates to MKRNVLPGLKLSLGVTLTYVAIIVLLPLSALVFKAASLGPAEYWAIISSPRAVASYRVTVLCALAATLFNVIFGLALAWVLTRYRFPGWRFVDAIVDLPFALPTAVAGIALTTLFAGNGWFGSLLAPLGIKVAYTPVGIMVAMAFTSLPFIVRTVQPVLEDLDPALEEAAQSLGGSDLEIFRKVILPLLTPALLAGLSLSFARSLGEFGAIIFIAGNQPFSTEITALLIFIRLEEYDYQAAAAIASVLLITAFIMLAVTNYLQTRALRYTVRN; encoded by the coding sequence TTGAAGCGGAATGTTCTGCCGGGGCTGAAATTGTCCCTTGGCGTTACCCTGACTTACGTCGCGATCATCGTGCTCCTGCCGCTCTCGGCGCTGGTGTTCAAGGCGGCAAGCCTTGGGCCGGCCGAATATTGGGCAATCATTTCTTCGCCGCGTGCCGTTGCCAGTTATCGCGTCACCGTGCTCTGCGCGCTGGCCGCCACGCTGTTCAATGTCATTTTCGGGCTGGCGCTCGCCTGGGTGCTGACGCGTTACCGCTTTCCCGGCTGGCGTTTCGTTGATGCCATCGTCGATTTGCCCTTTGCGCTGCCCACCGCCGTCGCCGGCATTGCGCTGACGACGCTGTTTGCGGGCAATGGCTGGTTTGGTTCGCTGCTGGCACCGCTCGGCATCAAGGTGGCCTATACGCCCGTTGGCATCATGGTGGCGATGGCCTTTACCAGCCTGCCCTTCATCGTCCGCACCGTGCAGCCGGTGCTGGAAGACCTCGATCCGGCGCTGGAAGAAGCGGCGCAGTCGCTCGGTGGTTCGGATCTCGAAATCTTCCGCAAGGTCATCCTGCCGCTTTTGACGCCCGCTCTTCTGGCCGGTCTGTCGCTTTCCTTCGCCCGCAGCCTCGGCGAATTCGGAGCGATCATCTTCATTGCCGGCAACCAGCCATTTTCGACTGAAATCACCGCTCTGTTGATCTTCATCCGGTTGGAAGAATATGATTATCAGGCCGCAGCCGCCATCGCCTCCGTACTGCTCATCACCGCTTTCATCATGCTGGCCGTGACCAATTACCTGCAGACGCGCGCATTGCGTTACACGGTGAGGAACTAG
- the mutT gene encoding 8-oxo-dGTP diphosphatase MutT, with protein sequence MSEAGKKILLVAACALLDQDGRILLAQRPEGKSLAGLWEFPGGKVEHGETPEETLVRELDEELGIKTKVACLAPLTFASHTYETFHLLMPLYVCRRYEGIPHGREGQALKWVKPQALRDYPMPPADEPLIPFLQDLL encoded by the coding sequence ATGAGTGAGGCGGGCAAAAAAATCCTGCTGGTCGCTGCCTGCGCGCTTCTCGATCAGGACGGTCGCATCCTTCTGGCGCAGCGGCCGGAAGGTAAGTCTCTTGCCGGCCTGTGGGAATTTCCAGGCGGCAAGGTGGAGCACGGCGAGACGCCGGAAGAGACACTTGTCCGCGAATTGGACGAAGAGTTGGGTATCAAGACCAAGGTTGCCTGCCTCGCACCGCTGACCTTCGCCAGCCATACTTATGAGACCTTTCACCTGCTGATGCCGCTCTATGTGTGCCGTCGTTATGAAGGCATCCCGCACGGGCGGGAAGGGCAGGCGCTCAAATGGGTAAAGCCGCAGGCCCTGCGCGATTACCCCATGCCGCCGGCCGATGAGCCGCTGATCCCTTTCCTGCAGGATCTGCTTTAA